The genomic region CCAGGACGGCATCATGGGCCCGGACCTCATGGACAACATGCGTGGCCAGGCCGAGCGCTTCGGCGCCGAACTGGTCCCGGACGACATCGTGTCCGTGGACCTCACCGGGGAGATCAAGACCGTCACCGACACCGCCGGCACCGTCCACCGCGCCAAGGCCGTCATCGTCACCACCGGCTCCCAGCACCGCAAGCTCGGCCTCCCCAACGAGGACGCCCTCTCCGGCCGCGGCGTCTCCTGGTGCGCCACCTGCGACGGATTCTTCTTCAAGGACCACGACATCGCCGTCGTCGGCGGCGGCGACACCGCGATCGAGGAAGCCACCTTCCTCTCCCGGTTCGCCAAGTCCGTCACGATCGTCCACCGTCGCGACAGCCTGCGCGCGTCGAAGGCCATGCAGGACCGCGCCTTCGCCGACCCGAAGATCAAGTTCGCCTGGGACAGCGAGGTCGCCGAGATCCACGGCGAGCAGAAGCTCTCCGGTCTCACCCTCCGCAACACCAAGACCGGCGAGACCTCCGCGCTGCCCGTCACCGGCCTCTTCATCGCCGTCGGCCACGACCCGCGCACCGAACTGTTCAAGGACCAGCTGGACCTCGACGGCGAGGGCTACCTCAAGGTCGACGCCCCCTCCACCCGGACCAGCGTGACCGGCGTGTTCGGCGCCGGCGACGTCGTGGACCACACCTACCGTCAGGCGATCACCGCCGCGGGCACCGGTTGCTCCGCGGCCCTCGACGCCGAGCGCTTCCTCGCCGCCCTCGCGGACGCCGAGAAGGCTCACGCGGCCGTCTGACCCTCACACCAGCCCCACCCCACACCCCGCAGGAAGAAGAAGGAGGCCGCTGTGGCCGGCACCCTCAAGAACGTGACCGACGCTGACTTCGACGCCGAGGTCCTCAAGAGCGACAAGCCCGTACTGGTGGACTTCTGGGCCGCCTGGTGCGGACCTTGCCGCCAGATCGCGCCGTCCCTCGAGGCGATCGCCGCCGAGTACGGCGACCAGATCGAGATCGTCAAGCTCAACATCGACGAGAACCCGGCCACGGCCGCCAAGTACGGCGTCATGTCCATCCCGACGCTGAACGTCTACCAGGGCGGCGAGGTCGCCAAGACCATCGTCGGTGCCAAGCCGAAGGCCGCCATCCTGCGCGACCTCTCGGACTTCGTCGAGGTCAAGAGCGCCTGACGTCCAGGGGCCCCACCCAGCGGTAGCCAGGGAGGGTTTCACGTGAAACGGGGCCGCCCCCTGACAGGGGGCGGCCCCGTTTCACGTTCCCCGGTTCACAGGGGACGCAGCGCCGGCTCCTTGCGCGCAGCCCCCAGCAGCCGGTCCAGCGCCAGCTCCACGTCTTCCTTCCACGACAGCGTCGACCGCAGCTCCAGCCTCAACCGCGGATGCAACGGGTGGGGACGCACGGTCTTGAAGCCCACCGAGAGCAGATGGTCCGCCGGCAGGAGGCACGCCGGCCCTTCCCAACGCGCATCCCCGAACGCCTCGATGGCACGGAACCCCCGGCGCAGCAGGTCCTTCGCCACCGTCTGGACCATCACCCGCCCCAGCCCCTGCCCCTGGTACCCCGGCATGATCCAAGCGGTGATCAGCTGAACGGCATCCGGCGAGACCGGACTGGTCGGAAACGCCGTTGCCCTCGGTACGTACGCGGGCGGCGCGTACAGCACGAACCCGACCGGGACCTCGTCCACGTAGACCACACGGCCGCACGATCCCCACTCCAGGAGGACGGCGGAGATCCAGGCCTCTTTCTCCAGCGCCGGCGTACCCGCCTTCACGGCGGCCTCACCGCTGACCGGATCCAGCTCCCAGAACACACAGGACCGGCAACGACGGGGCAGGTCCTGGAGGTTGTCCAGCGTGAGCGGTACCAGCCGACGACCCATGGAGGCATCGTATCCACTGGCCCCCGCTCTTTCGACAGCAGCAACACGGCGAAGGGGCGGACCGCGACGGTGGGAACCGCCACGATCCGCCCCTCGGCGGCTGCGGGATCACTCCCCCGACAGCCCCTGCTCCAGAACGCGGCCCTCACCCGGCGCCAGCGTCCCCAGAATCCGCTCCAGATCCTCCATCGACGCGAACTCGACGGTGATCTTGCCCTTCTTCTGGCCCAGATCCACCTTCACCCGCGTCTCGAACCGGTCCGACAGCCGCGTCGCCAGCTCGCTGAGCGCCGGAGCTACCCGGGTACCCGCACGCGGGCCCTTCGGCTTCGCCACACTCGCCGGATCCGAATCCATCAGCTTGACGATCTCCTCGACCGCCCGCACCGACAGCCCCTCGGCCACGATCCGGTGCGCCAGCCGGTCCTGCTGCTCGGTGTCCTCCACCGACAGCAGCGCCCGCGCATGTCCCGCCGACAGCACTCCGGCCGCCACCCGACGCTGTACGGGAGCCGACAGGTTCAGCAGCCGCAGGGTATTCGTCACCTGCGGACGCGAGCGACCGATCCGGTCCGCCAGCTGGTCATGCGTGCAGTTGAAGTCCTGCAGCAGCTGGTCGTACGCCGCCGCCTCCTCCAGCGGGTTCAGCTGAGCCCGGTGCAGGTTCTCCAGCAGCGCGTCCAGCAGCAGCTTGTCGTCGTCCGTCGCCCGGATGATCGCCGGAATGTTCTCCAGACCGGCCTCCCGGCAGGCCCGCCAGCGCCGCTCACCCATGATCAGCTCATAGCGGCCGGGCGACGACTGCCGCACCACCACCGGCTGGAGCAGACCCACCTCCTGGATGGAGGTCACCAGCTCGGCGAGCGCGTCCTCGTCGAACACCTCGCGCGGCTGCCGCGGGTTCGGCGTGATCGCGTCCATCGGAAGCTCCGCGAACGTCGCTCCCGCCACCACATTGGTCTCCGGCGCCGCCGGCACCGGCTCCTCCACCGGCGCGACGACGGATGTTTCACGTGAAACATCCGCCTGCGTCAGCGAAGCCAGCTTCGCCGCCGCGATCCCACGCTCCGAGGTCAACACCGGCACCGCCGCCGGAGACGTCGACCCGGCAGCGATCACCGGCGGCGTCTTCTCCTGCGGCGCAGCGGGAATCAGCGCACCGAGCCCTCGTCCCAGACCTCTACGTCGCTCGCTCACTGGATCCCCTCCGCCGCACTCTGCGTGCTGTTCATGCCCGCGCCCAGATGGGCCTGCTGGGCGTCGTACTGCATCCCCACCCCTCGGAACGCGATCTCACGCGCCGCCTCCAGATAGGAGAGGGAACCACTGGACCCCGGATCGTACGTGAGTACCGTCTGCCCATAGCTCGGCGCCTCGGAAATACGCACCGATCGCGGAATGCTCGTCCGCAGCACCTCCTTGCCGAAGTGGCTGCGCACCTCCTCCGCCACCTGCGAGGCCAGCCGGGTCCTGCCGTCGTACATCGTCAGCAGGATCGTCGACACATGCAGCGTCGGGTTCAGATGGGCCCGCACCAGATCGACATTGCGCAGCAGCTGACCCAGACCCTCCAGCGCGTAGTACTCGCACTGGATCGGGATCAACACCTCCGCTCCGGCCACCAGGGCGTTCACCGTCAGCAGCCCGAGCGACGGAGGGCAGTCGATCAGGATGTAGTCGAGCGGCTGCTCGTACGCCTGGATCGCCCGCTGCAGCCTGCTCTCCCGGGCCACCAGCGACACCAGCTCGATCTCCGCACCTGCCAGGTCGATCGTGGCCGGAGCACAGAAGAGCCCCTCCACATCCGCCACGGGCTGGACGACCTCCAGCAGGGGGCGGCTGTCCACCAGCACGTCGTAGATCGACGGCACGTCCGCGTGGTGGTCGATACCCAGCGCCGTCGAGGCATTGCCCTGCGGGTCGAGGTCGACCACCAGGACCCGCGCCCCGTGCAGTGCCAGCGAGGCCGCCAGATTCACGGTCGTCGTGGTCTTACCCACGCCGCCCTTCTGGTTGGCGACCACGATGACCCGGGTCTGCTCCGGCCGGGGCAGACCCTGGCCGGCACGCCCCAGGGCCTCGACGGCCAGCTGGGCGGCTCGGCCGATGGGGGTGTCGTTGTCTACAAGGGGGGTCGATGTTTCACGTGAAACATCCTCGCCCGCCGATTCAGAGCGGGGACCGGGGACCGGGTCGGCCATCGGCCCCGCGAGGTTGGCGTCGGACCGCACGGTGTCACTCTCCTCGACATCAGGCTCGCGATGAACAGAGCCTGCCATGTCACCCGGGTCGCGAACCAGCGGGGCCCGTACTCCTGTGGATGAATCCACCGATGTGGACAACTCCGTCCCCCCTTCGTGCTTGCGGTGACGGGGGGACGCGGCCGCACGACCGCGGCTGATGATTCCGTGCAGCAGAGAGCGACGTTTCACGTGAAACACGATGCCGGGACGGAGTCACCAGGCCGCTACGACACTCCGAAATCCATACCTATAGGGCCCAACACACCCTAAATCTCCGCAGGAAACGCCGACTGTCGGCGCCTCAGCGGCGCCGACGTGTACGGCTGGTCCGCGCAGCCTTAGCCCGCTTGGCCGCGAACCTCACCCCACCGGGGCTCTCTCCGACCTCGACCCGCACCACTGTCGACAGCGGGTCCACCACGCCCTCGCCCACCTGCAGCACCGAGGTCTTCACCACACCGAGCTTCGTCAGTGCCGTCTTCGCCGACACCAGCTCCTCCTCGGCGGTATCGCCCTTGAGCGCCAGCATCTCTCCGTACGGACGCAGCAGGGGCACGCCCCAGCCGGCCAGCCGGTCCAGCGGAGCCACCGCGCGGGCCGTCACCACGTGCACCGGCTGCAGCTTGCCGAGAACCTCCTCGGCCCGACCGCGCACCACCGTGACGTGGTCCAGGCCCAGCAGCTCCACGACCTCCTGGAGGAAGGTCGTCCGCCGCAGTAGCGGCTCAAGCAGCGTGATCTTCAGATCCCGCCGCACCAGCGCCAGCGGGATTCCGGGCAGACCCGCACCCGAACCCACGTCGCACACGGTGACGCCCTGCGGCACCACCTCCGACAGCACGGCGCAGTTCAGCAGATGCCGCTCCCACAGCCGCGGAACCTCACGCGGCCCGATCAGGCCGCGCTTGACTCCCGCATCGGCCAGCAGCTCCGCGTACCGCACAGCTTCCGGGAAAAACTCACCGAACACCGCGCGCGCCTCTTCAGGCGCCGGGGGAAGCTCAGCTGCCTCCGTCACGGGGACCGTCCCTTCCGTACCGCATGGTTCTGAAGAACCACGTCTTCAAAATGGCGCGTCGTTCACATGCCAGGCTGACAAACATCGGCCCCGTCTGCGACACAGACGGGGCCGAACACTCGCACTACAGGTCAGGCCGGGAGCACAACGACGAAGCGCTGCGGCTCCTCGCCCTCGGACTCGCTCTTCAGACCCGCGGCCGCCACGGCGTCGTGGACGACCTTCCGCTCGAACGGGGTCATCGGGGCCAGCTTCAGCGGCTCGCCGGACGCCTTCACGTCCGCCGCCGCCTGAGCGCCCAGCGCCGCCAGCTCCTCACGCTTCTTCGCGCGGAACCCGGCGATGTCCAGCATCAGCCGGCTGCGGTCCCCGGTCTCCCGGTGCACGGCGAGGCGGGTCAGCTCCTGCAGAGCCTCCAGAACCTCACCGTCGCGGCCCACGAGCTTCTGCAGGTCGCGGCTGGCGGAGTCACTGACGATCGACACCGCGGCCCGGTCGGCCTCGACGTCCATGTCGATGTCGCCGTCGAGGTCGGCGATGTCCAGCAGACCCTCAAGGTAGTCGGCCGCGATCTCACCCTCCTGCTCGAGGCGGGTCAGGGTGTCGCCACTCTCAGCGGCGGCGGTGGTGGTGCCTTCCGTCACGGGAGGGACTCCTTCTTACTTCTTGGAGGGCTTGCTGGGGGGCGTCTGACGCTTCGACTTCGACTGCCGCTTGGGCTGCTGCCGCTTCGTGGCGACACCGCCGCTCGCCGCGTCCGCGTCGGCCGTGGCTTCAGAACTCTTGATCACCGAGCCGTCCGTCTGAGCGGCCATGCCCTGCTTGGTCAGCGCGGTGATGAACTTGCGCTCGTTGTCGTTGCGGTCTGGGCCCTTGGCCACGATCGCCGCGACGATCTTCTTCTTGCCCCGGCCCTTGACCTCACCGTGCGAGCTGACGTGCTTCAGCAGGCGCGTCAGGTACTGGTCCTGAGCCTTGCTGCCCGGCGTCGGGTTCTGGTTGATCACGTACATCTGCTGGCCCATGGTCCACAGGTTCGTGGTCAGCCAGTAGACGAGAACACCGACGGGGAAGTTGATGCCCATGACCGCGAAGATCACGGGGAAGATGTACATCAGCATCTTCTGCTGCTGCATGAACGGCGTCTTGACCGACAGGTCGACGTTCTTCTGCATCAGCTGACGCTGGGTGTAGAACTGCGACAGCGACATCAGGACGATCATGATGGCGGTGACGACACGCACATCGGTGATCGAGGCGCCCAGGGAAGCGGCCTTCTCGGCACTGTCAGTGAACTTCGCGGCCAGCGGCGCCCCGAAGATGTGCGCCTGACGCGCGCTCTCCAGCAGCGACTGGTTGATGACGCCGATGGTCTTCCCGTTGGCGATGGCCGACAGCACGCTGTAAAGCGCGAAGAAGAACGGGGACTGCGCCAGGATGGGAAGGCACGAGGAGAGCGGGTTGGTACCCGTCTCCTTGTACAGCTTCATCATCTCTTCGGACTGACGCTGCTTGTCGTTCTTGTAGCGCTCCTGGATCGCCTTCATCTTCGGCTGGAGCGCCTGCATACCGCGCGTCGCCTTGATCTGCTTCACGAAGAGCGGGATCAGGCAGATACGGATCAAGACCACCAGGGACACGATCGACAGGCCCCAGGCCCACCCGGTGTCCGGGCCGAAAATCGCGCCGTACAGCGAGTGGAACTGGACGATGACCCACGAGACGGGCGTGGTGATAAAGCTGAACAGATTGGCAATCGTGTCCACTAATCAGGCTCCTTGAGCATTGCGAGATCTACGCAACGCACTGCGCAGCTGCTCGTGCCAACGCGGGCGTTTACGGGGTGGGACATGGTCCACGCCACCGGGGGACCACGGATTGCACCGCAGGATCCGCCAGGCGGTCAGGACCGTCCCCTTGACCGCACCATGCCGGTCGATGGCCGTGTATCCGTAGTGCGAGCACGACGGGTAATAGCGGCACACCGGCCCGAGCAGCGGACTGATCGTCCACTGGTACAGCTTGATCAAAGCGAGCAGCGGGTACTTCATCGAGCCACGCCTCCCAGGAGCCGCACCAGAGCGGCATCCAGGTCCCGGGCCAGCTCGTCGGGGCCGGCATCACCCGCTCCGGGCAACGCACGTACCACCACCAGGCTACCGGCGGGCAGCTGAGACAGCCGCTCCCGGACCAGATGGCGCAGACGGCGCTTCACCCGGTTACGTATGACGGCGTTGCCGACAGCCTTGCTGACGACGAAACCCGCACGCGTCGAGGGATCGATCTCCCCCGGCTCGTGCGGGTCCGTTGCACCGCTTGTACGTAGGTGGACGACGAGGAGTGGGCGACCGGCCCGACGTCCTCGACGTACCGCGCTCGCGAAGTCCTCGCGCCGCCTCAGCCGATTTTCGGGAGACAGCACGACGTCACGACCTGCGTGCTTGTTACGCGGAAAGGGCGGCGCGGCCCTTGCCACGACGGTTCGCGAGGATCGCGCGACCGGCACGGGTACGCATCCGCAGGCGGAAGCCGTGGGTCTTGGCGCGACGGCGGTTGTTCGGCTGGAAGGTGCGCTTGCTCACTCGGGGGCTCCAGAGAATGAATCGTTGTGGCGGGACATCGCCTGGCTGTCACCGTGCGCCCACGAGGAAACTCGCGTGTTCGCCCGAGTGGCACCGCTAAACGATCACTAACAGTGATCTTCGCCCATCGGTAGGCAGGCGGCAGCAGCCATCGACAACTCGACCTCGTTACGGTACGCGCGGCTACGCCATCCGGTCAAACCGAGGCGATGCTGCCCCACACTGTGCACAGGCTGTGGACAACGACTTGAACCGTACCCGCTGGCCTGACTACCGTTGTCTGATCCCGGATTTTTCGTCCCGACCGTCCCAAAGAACCACACATTCGTGGGACCCCTGTGAGAGAGCGTGCTCTGTGGCTGACGTACCTGCCGATCTTGCCGCAGTGTGGCCAAGGGTGCTCGAAAAGCTCCTCGGGGAGGGACA from Streptomyces sp. NBC_00190 harbors:
- the trxB gene encoding thioredoxin-disulfide reductase, translating into MSDVRTVIIIGSGPAGYTAALYTARASLKPLVFEGAVTAGGALMNTTEVENFPGFQDGIMGPDLMDNMRGQAERFGAELVPDDIVSVDLTGEIKTVTDTAGTVHRAKAVIVTTGSQHRKLGLPNEDALSGRGVSWCATCDGFFFKDHDIAVVGGGDTAIEEATFLSRFAKSVTIVHRRDSLRASKAMQDRAFADPKIKFAWDSEVAEIHGEQKLSGLTLRNTKTGETSALPVTGLFIAVGHDPRTELFKDQLDLDGEGYLKVDAPSTRTSVTGVFGAGDVVDHTYRQAITAAGTGCSAALDAERFLAALADAEKAHAAV
- the trxA gene encoding thioredoxin — its product is MAGTLKNVTDADFDAEVLKSDKPVLVDFWAAWCGPCRQIAPSLEAIAAEYGDQIEIVKLNIDENPATAAKYGVMSIPTLNVYQGGEVAKTIVGAKPKAAILRDLSDFVEVKSA
- a CDS encoding GNAT family N-acetyltransferase, translated to MGRRLVPLTLDNLQDLPRRCRSCVFWELDPVSGEAAVKAGTPALEKEAWISAVLLEWGSCGRVVYVDEVPVGFVLYAPPAYVPRATAFPTSPVSPDAVQLITAWIMPGYQGQGLGRVMVQTVAKDLLRRGFRAIEAFGDARWEGPACLLPADHLLSVGFKTVRPHPLHPRLRLELRSTLSWKEDVELALDRLLGAARKEPALRPL
- a CDS encoding ParB/RepB/Spo0J family partition protein; the protein is MSERRRGLGRGLGALIPAAPQEKTPPVIAAGSTSPAAVPVLTSERGIAAAKLASLTQADVSRETSVVAPVEEPVPAAPETNVVAGATFAELPMDAITPNPRQPREVFDEDALAELVTSIQEVGLLQPVVVRQSSPGRYELIMGERRWRACREAGLENIPAIIRATDDDKLLLDALLENLHRAQLNPLEEAAAYDQLLQDFNCTHDQLADRIGRSRPQVTNTLRLLNLSAPVQRRVAAGVLSAGHARALLSVEDTEQQDRLAHRIVAEGLSVRAVEEIVKLMDSDPASVAKPKGPRAGTRVAPALSELATRLSDRFETRVKVDLGQKKGKITVEFASMEDLERILGTLAPGEGRVLEQGLSGE
- a CDS encoding ParA family protein, encoding MAGSVHREPDVEESDTVRSDANLAGPMADPVPGPRSESAGEDVSRETSTPLVDNDTPIGRAAQLAVEALGRAGQGLPRPEQTRVIVVANQKGGVGKTTTTVNLAASLALHGARVLVVDLDPQGNASTALGIDHHADVPSIYDVLVDSRPLLEVVQPVADVEGLFCAPATIDLAGAEIELVSLVARESRLQRAIQAYEQPLDYILIDCPPSLGLLTVNALVAGAEVLIPIQCEYYALEGLGQLLRNVDLVRAHLNPTLHVSTILLTMYDGRTRLASQVAEEVRSHFGKEVLRTSIPRSVRISEAPSYGQTVLTYDPGSSGSLSYLEAAREIAFRGVGMQYDAQQAHLGAGMNSTQSAAEGIQ
- the rsmG gene encoding 16S rRNA (guanine(527)-N(7))-methyltransferase RsmG, coding for MTEAAELPPAPEEARAVFGEFFPEAVRYAELLADAGVKRGLIGPREVPRLWERHLLNCAVLSEVVPQGVTVCDVGSGAGLPGIPLALVRRDLKITLLEPLLRRTTFLQEVVELLGLDHVTVVRGRAEEVLGKLQPVHVVTARAVAPLDRLAGWGVPLLRPYGEMLALKGDTAEEELVSAKTALTKLGVVKTSVLQVGEGVVDPLSTVVRVEVGESPGGVRFAAKRAKAARTSRTRRRR
- a CDS encoding Jag family protein produces the protein MTEGTTTAAAESGDTLTRLEQEGEIAADYLEGLLDIADLDGDIDMDVEADRAAVSIVSDSASRDLQKLVGRDGEVLEALQELTRLAVHRETGDRSRLMLDIAGFRAKKREELAALGAQAAADVKASGEPLKLAPMTPFERKVVHDAVAAAGLKSESEGEEPQRFVVVLPA
- the yidC gene encoding membrane protein insertase YidC, with protein sequence MDTIANLFSFITTPVSWVIVQFHSLYGAIFGPDTGWAWGLSIVSLVVLIRICLIPLFVKQIKATRGMQALQPKMKAIQERYKNDKQRQSEEMMKLYKETGTNPLSSCLPILAQSPFFFALYSVLSAIANGKTIGVINQSLLESARQAHIFGAPLAAKFTDSAEKAASLGASITDVRVVTAIMIVLMSLSQFYTQRQLMQKNVDLSVKTPFMQQQKMLMYIFPVIFAVMGINFPVGVLVYWLTTNLWTMGQQMYVINQNPTPGSKAQDQYLTRLLKHVSSHGEVKGRGKKKIVAAIVAKGPDRNDNERKFITALTKQGMAAQTDGSVIKSSEATADADAASGGVATKRQQPKRQSKSKRQTPPSKPSKK
- the yidD gene encoding membrane protein insertion efficiency factor YidD, whose protein sequence is MKYPLLALIKLYQWTISPLLGPVCRYYPSCSHYGYTAIDRHGAVKGTVLTAWRILRCNPWSPGGVDHVPPRKRPRWHEQLRSALRRSRNAQGA
- the rnpA gene encoding ribonuclease P protein component: MLSPENRLRRREDFASAVRRGRRAGRPLLVVHLRTSGATDPHEPGEIDPSTRAGFVVSKAVGNAVIRNRVKRRLRHLVRERLSQLPAGSLVVVRALPGAGDAGPDELARDLDAALVRLLGGVAR
- the rpmH gene encoding 50S ribosomal protein L34, with the protein product MSKRTFQPNNRRRAKTHGFRLRMRTRAGRAILANRRGKGRAALSA